The Sphaerospermopsis torques-reginae ITEP-024 genome has a window encoding:
- a CDS encoding urease subunit beta has translation MIPGEIITPNAEIELNANRPTTKLIVANTGDRPIQIGSHFHFYEVNNALHFDREKARGMRLDIPAGTAVRFEPGDEKEITLIPLVGTRQIYGFNNKINGKL, from the coding sequence ATGATCCCCGGAGAAATCATTACCCCAAATGCAGAAATCGAACTCAACGCAAACCGTCCCACCACTAAATTAATAGTAGCAAACACCGGAGACAGACCCATACAAATTGGTTCACACTTTCACTTTTACGAAGTCAACAACGCCCTACACTTTGACAGAGAAAAAGCGCGAGGAATGAGATTAGACATCCCCGCAGGAACAGCAGTCAGATTTGAACCAGGAGACGAAAAAGAAATCACCCTTATTCCCCTAGTTGGTACACGCCAAATCTACGGATTCAACAACAAAATCAACGGAAAACTCTAA
- a CDS encoding DUF4276 family protein, translated as MRILVYVEGTSDKSAMEALLAPLIEEKLNQGISIEFFAVKGNDNSRGGDAKKDLLTQTPIRAVNILKNQPDSTVVIIPDLYPKNKGFPHETCAELVQGIFKNFEQALYRKGINDRRLKERLKVFCFQHDLEALILAAESELSSILGINNIPKTWTIPVEDQNHDIPPKRIVEEIFKKYGKTYKESIDAPRILGIARYQDIAELCPQAFKPFVQFLENL; from the coding sequence ATGAGAATTTTAGTTTATGTTGAGGGGACATCTGATAAATCAGCAATGGAAGCATTACTAGCACCATTAATTGAAGAGAAACTAAACCAGGGTATAAGTATTGAATTTTTTGCTGTTAAAGGTAATGATAATAGTAGAGGTGGAGATGCGAAAAAGGATTTATTAACTCAAACTCCAATTAGAGCAGTGAATATTCTGAAAAATCAGCCAGATTCAACTGTAGTTATTATACCTGATTTATATCCTAAAAATAAAGGGTTTCCTCATGAAACCTGTGCAGAATTAGTACAAGGAATATTCAAGAATTTTGAACAAGCATTATACCGCAAAGGAATTAATGATCGCCGATTAAAAGAACGATTAAAAGTGTTCTGCTTTCAGCATGATTTAGAAGCATTAATTTTAGCTGCTGAAAGTGAATTATCAAGTATACTTGGCATTAATAATATACCAAAAACATGGACAATCCCAGTTGAAGACCAAAATCATGACATTCCACCTAAAAGAATAGTAGAGGAGATATTCAAAAAATATGGTAAAACCTATAAAGAATCTATAGATGCACCAAGAATTTTAGGAATTGCTAGATATCAAGATATAGCAGAACTATGTCCACAAGCTTTTAAACCCTTTGTCCAATTTTTAGAAAATTTGTAA